From the genome of Rhodobacteraceae bacterium Araon29, one region includes:
- a CDS encoding AI-2E family transporter, producing MAFSTRHQLTYWGIAGAALFAVLWFLGDVLLPFVLGAAIAYFLDPLADKLERLGLSRVLAVLVISLAVVIVLLPAVIFVLSTLTGQIAALGSLSVPPDLINEVEERLQNFLPSALTKDLDLETSIAQLAEFVRSRAEQLFNSFGGHIFGALMSSAASLFNIVLLLVIVPVVTVYLLLDWDRMIARLDTFLPRDHAPTVRRIASEIDHTLSSFVRGMGSVCLILGSYYAISLWLVGLNFGLAVGFFAGLVTFIPYLGSLVGGALAIGLGLIEFWGEWGKLGLVAGIFFLGQVIEGNYLTPKLVGQSVGLHPVWLLLALSVFGALFGFLGMLIAVPVAATLGVLVRFGLDQYKNGRLYKGLSETDEKP from the coding sequence ATGGCATTTTCAACTCGACACCAATTGACATATTGGGGAATTGCTGGCGCGGCATTATTTGCCGTTCTTTGGTTTTTGGGGGATGTTCTTCTGCCTTTTGTTTTAGGGGCGGCGATCGCTTATTTCCTTGATCCTCTCGCGGATAAACTCGAACGCCTGGGACTTTCTCGTGTTCTGGCGGTGTTGGTTATTTCTTTAGCTGTTGTGATTGTTCTATTACCCGCAGTGATTTTTGTGCTGTCCACTCTAACGGGGCAGATTGCTGCCCTTGGAAGCCTAAGCGTGCCTCCTGATCTGATAAACGAAGTCGAGGAACGGTTGCAAAATTTCTTGCCCAGCGCGCTTACCAAGGATCTTGATCTTGAAACTTCAATTGCTCAATTAGCTGAGTTTGTGCGATCCCGCGCAGAGCAGCTTTTCAATAGCTTTGGCGGCCATATTTTTGGAGCTTTGATGTCCTCAGCAGCGTCATTGTTCAATATTGTCCTGTTGTTGGTTATTGTCCCAGTGGTGACGGTCTATCTGCTTTTAGACTGGGATAGAATGATTGCACGGCTTGATACATTTCTACCACGTGACCACGCTCCAACTGTGCGCCGCATCGCAAGCGAAATTGACCACACCCTGTCGTCTTTTGTGCGGGGCATGGGCTCTGTCTGCCTCATACTGGGCAGCTACTATGCCATTTCTCTTTGGCTTGTTGGATTAAACTTTGGGCTGGCCGTCGGGTTTTTCGCAGGCCTTGTGACCTTTATTCCCTATCTCGGTTCGTTGGTGGGCGGAGCCTTGGCCATCGGCTTGGGGCTCATTGAGTTCTGGGGCGAATGGGGCAAATTGGGGCTGGTCGCTGGCATTTTCTTTCTTGGCCAAGTGATTGAGGGCAATTACCTCACCCCAAAACTGGTGGGTCAATCGGTTGGGCTTCACCCTGTTTGGCTGCTATTAGCGCTATCGGTCTTTGGTGCACTGTTTGGATTTTTGGGAATGCTCATTGCTGTCCCTGTAGCCGCCACTTTGGGTGTTTTGGTGCGCTTTGGGCTTGATCAATATAAAAATGGACGGCTTTACAAAGGCCTGTCAGAAACTGATGAAAAACCGTGA
- a CDS encoding proline--tRNA ligase, producing MRLSRYFLPVLKENPSEAQIVSHRLMLRAGMIKQASAGIYSWLPLGFKVMRKIEDIVHEEQIRAGHIPMLMPTLQSADLWRESGRFDGYGEEMLRMKDRQGRDMLFSPTAEEMFTDVFRAHVNSYKDLPLTLYQVQWKFRDEIRPRFGVMRGREFYMKDGYNFDLSKEDALHAYNRHLVSYLRTYERMGLQAIPMRADSGPIGGDYTHEFLVLADTGESEVFYDSKVTDIRLGARDIDYDDVAQCQSVMEEFTALYARTGETHESAAFEGLPADRQRSARGIEVGQIFYFGTLYSEKLGALVTDDQGNKVPVHMGSHGIGVSRLVGAIIEASHDEKGIIWPEGVTPFHCGIVNLKQGDDETDAACEALYSGLTALGLEPLYDDRKERAGGKFATMDLIGLPWRITVGPRGLKNGVVEVTSRRTGDSEELPIEQALTRIAGIYASS from the coding sequence ATGCGCCTGTCACGCTATTTTCTGCCCGTTTTAAAGGAAAACCCGTCCGAAGCACAGATTGTCAGCCACCGGCTTATGCTGCGTGCAGGGATGATCAAACAAGCCAGTGCGGGGATTTATTCATGGCTGCCGCTGGGCTTTAAAGTGATGCGCAAGATTGAGGATATTGTGCATGAAGAACAAATCCGTGCCGGTCACATCCCAATGTTGATGCCCACATTGCAATCGGCAGATTTATGGCGCGAAAGCGGGCGGTTTGATGGCTACGGCGAAGAAATGCTGCGGATGAAGGACCGTCAGGGCCGTGATATGCTGTTTTCTCCTACGGCAGAAGAAATGTTCACAGATGTGTTTCGCGCCCATGTCAATAGCTACAAAGATTTGCCTTTAACACTCTATCAGGTGCAGTGGAAATTCCGCGATGAAATCCGGCCACGGTTTGGGGTGATGCGGGGCCGCGAATTTTACATGAAAGATGGCTATAACTTTGATTTGAGCAAAGAAGATGCTTTACATGCCTATAACCGCCATCTGGTCAGCTATCTGCGCACCTATGAACGGATGGGATTGCAGGCTATACCGATGCGGGCCGATAGCGGCCCGATTGGCGGCGATTATACGCATGAGTTTTTAGTTCTTGCCGATACTGGCGAAAGCGAAGTGTTTTATGACAGCAAGGTAACCGACATCCGGCTCGGCGCGCGCGATATCGACTATGATGATGTCGCGCAGTGCCAGTCAGTGATGGAAGAGTTTACCGCGCTTTATGCCCGCACTGGTGAAACCCATGAAAGCGCTGCATTTGAGGGCTTGCCTGCCGACCGCCAGCGGTCAGCCCGCGGCATTGAGGTGGGGCAGATTTTTTACTTTGGAACGCTTTATTCAGAAAAACTTGGGGCTTTGGTCACCGATGATCAGGGCAATAAAGTCCCGGTTCATATGGGCAGCCATGGGATCGGCGTTTCCCGGCTTGTTGGGGCAATTATCGAAGCCAGTCATGATGAGAAGGGCATTATCTGGCCTGAAGGCGTGACGCCGTTTCACTGCGGAATTGTTAATCTTAAACAGGGTGATGATGAAACCGATGCTGCCTGTGAGGCGCTGTATTCGGGTTTGACAGCTTTGGGGCTTGAGCCACTTTATGATGACCGCAAAGAACGGGCAGGGGGCAAATTTGCAACGATGGACCTTATTGGTCTTCCATGGCGCATCACAGTTGGGCCGCGGGGACTGAAAAACGGGGTGGTTGAAGTGACATCTCGCCGGACTGGCGACAGTGAAGAATTACCAATAGAACAGGCGCTTACCCGGATCGCAGGTATTTACGCGTCCAGTTAA
- a CDS encoding UDP-phosphate N-acetylglucosaminyl 1-phosphate transferase, whose translation MYVLATILSMGIGLFFIWAYHTLFKGEDRHLFAPQASHQLPTPRLGGSAVLLAIFITILISGGKIDVELLLCTIPVFVFGLIEDLGRSTSPRIRLAVAAIATLLGIAVFGIWIDRVDVPVVDFAFIWAPVGIVFTVFAVTGLVHAINLIDGVNGLASGKVILSSGALALIAAKFNEPMIAHLATLVMFATIGLFILNYPLGRIFMGDAGAYSLGFILGWMIIFLMHRQPEISAWAMLAVIFWPVMDTVFAIGRRRFSNGRADKPDRLHFHQLIMRFWEIMSGGKLSKKVANPLATATILPLAALPVAGGVIFVDQPLNSFLIVMVSVGVFWLTYSLAIFVIRRRRLRHFIGRMTLPIYGLFLSSDQRSEPTERATPAE comes from the coding sequence ATGTATGTCCTAGCAACCATTTTATCTATGGGGATTGGCCTTTTTTTTATATGGGCTTACCACACGCTATTTAAAGGTGAGGACCGGCACCTTTTTGCGCCACAGGCCTCGCATCAGTTGCCGACACCGCGTCTTGGTGGTAGCGCGGTGCTGTTAGCGATTTTCATTACGATTTTAATTTCGGGCGGAAAGATTGATGTCGAGCTTTTGCTGTGTACAATTCCGGTGTTTGTCTTTGGCTTGATCGAGGACTTGGGCCGGTCTACATCGCCTAGGATCCGACTGGCCGTAGCGGCCATCGCAACGCTTTTGGGCATCGCTGTCTTTGGTATATGGATTGACCGGGTTGATGTTCCGGTTGTTGATTTTGCCTTTATTTGGGCGCCCGTCGGTATAGTGTTTACTGTATTTGCTGTGACCGGCTTGGTGCATGCCATCAATCTAATTGACGGTGTAAATGGACTTGCCTCAGGCAAAGTCATTCTTTCTTCTGGGGCCCTTGCTCTTATTGCCGCAAAATTCAACGAACCAATGATTGCCCATCTTGCGACGTTGGTGATGTTTGCGACCATTGGGCTTTTTATCCTCAACTATCCACTAGGCCGTATTTTCATGGGTGACGCAGGGGCTTACAGCCTTGGCTTTATTCTCGGATGGATGATTATTTTCCTCATGCACAGGCAACCCGAGATTTCCGCATGGGCGATGCTTGCCGTTATTTTTTGGCCGGTCATGGACACTGTTTTTGCCATTGGACGACGGCGTTTTTCCAATGGACGTGCTGACAAACCAGACCGGTTACATTTTCATCAGTTGATCATGAGATTTTGGGAAATTATGTCGGGGGGCAAACTTAGTAAAAAGGTTGCGAACCCGCTGGCAACAGCCACAATCCTGCCACTCGCCGCTCTACCGGTAGCGGGTGGGGTGATCTTCGTTGATCAACCATTGAATAGTTTTTTGATCGTTATGGTGTCAGTTGGAGTATTTTGGCTAACATATTCACTGGCGATATTTGTTATTCGCCGGCGACGGCTAAGGCATTTTATTGGGCGGATGACATTACCAATTTATGGGCTGTTCCTCAGTTCAGATCAGCGCTCTGAACCCACTGAGCGTGCCACACCTGCAGAGTAA
- a CDS encoding FAD-dependent oxidoreductase translates to MKIGPVTARNRFFQVPHCNGMGHLRPQADAATRAIKAEGGWAVVCNQETEIHPSSDLTPFPEGRLWDERDIPALQLMTEAVHKHGALAAIELAHNGNHAGNLSTRSTSFAPTDMAIDLLVPKQARAMDKSDIRNLRQWHRAAALRAKDAGFDIIYVYAGHHMALAQHFLLPQINDRMDEYGGSLENRARLIRELIEDTKEAVGDSCAVAFRFAVDEMQGIDGMQAAEEGRAVVEMLAELPDLWDVNVSDWSNDSATSRFAPNEGYQTPYIDFVRQVTSKPVVAVGRFTSPDLMASMVKNGILDFIGAARPSIADPFLPEKVRTGRIDEIRECIGCNICVASDNMAMPIRCTQNPTMGEEWRRGWHPEKIAPKGEEHEALVVGAGPAGLECAMQLAKRGYEVTLAEASDEPGGRVRMESQLLGLGAWKRVVDHRLYDLNQRANVQLFLQSPLTIPDVLELEIGNVFIATGSEWRRDGVGRSARQPIPISNEMRILTPDDIMAGKKPDKGPVLVYDDDQIYIAGVIADHLSEAGHDVVFATPATMVSPWTEHTLEQARIQKSLIERGIALRLGQKLTQVCGDSAELSCIYTGQTQRQACDTVVMVTERHRQSSLYDALRIHQLAHPDSLQNLSLIGDAAAPGLIADAVYSGHLAARNFEKDPKLIDQDLYRREIILLQGHRKNW, encoded by the coding sequence ATGAAAATCGGGCCCGTGACCGCGCGTAACCGGTTTTTCCAAGTGCCGCATTGCAACGGGATGGGGCATCTAAGGCCGCAAGCCGATGCAGCAACCCGCGCGATCAAGGCCGAGGGCGGATGGGCAGTGGTGTGCAATCAGGAAACTGAAATTCATCCCAGTTCCGACCTTACGCCCTTTCCCGAAGGCAGGCTATGGGATGAACGTGATATCCCTGCCCTGCAGTTGATGACCGAAGCGGTGCATAAACATGGCGCTTTGGCCGCGATTGAGTTGGCGCATAACGGCAATCATGCTGGTAATCTGTCCACCCGCTCAACTAGCTTTGCACCGACCGATATGGCGATTGACCTCTTGGTGCCTAAACAGGCCCGTGCGATGGATAAATCCGATATTCGCAATCTTCGCCAATGGCACCGCGCCGCGGCGCTGCGGGCCAAGGACGCCGGATTCGACATCATCTATGTCTATGCCGGGCATCACATGGCCTTGGCTCAACATTTCTTGTTACCTCAAATCAACGACAGAATGGATGAATATGGCGGTTCGCTTGAAAACCGCGCGCGTTTAATCCGAGAGTTGATTGAAGACACCAAAGAGGCGGTTGGGGACAGCTGCGCTGTGGCGTTTCGTTTTGCAGTAGATGAAATGCAAGGGATCGACGGCATGCAGGCTGCCGAAGAAGGGCGCGCCGTTGTTGAAATGCTGGCGGAACTGCCTGATTTATGGGACGTCAATGTATCGGACTGGTCAAACGATTCTGCGACCAGCCGGTTCGCACCAAACGAAGGATACCAAACGCCGTACATTGATTTTGTGCGCCAAGTAACCTCTAAGCCCGTGGTTGCAGTGGGCCGATTTACCTCACCCGATTTAATGGCCTCTATGGTCAAAAATGGGATCCTTGATTTTATCGGCGCTGCACGCCCCTCGATTGCAGATCCGTTTTTGCCAGAAAAAGTCCGAACCGGACGCATTGATGAAATTCGCGAATGTATCGGCTGCAATATTTGCGTAGCAAGTGATAATATGGCAATGCCAATTCGGTGCACGCAAAACCCCACCATGGGCGAAGAATGGCGCCGTGGATGGCATCCGGAAAAAATAGCGCCCAAGGGCGAAGAGCATGAAGCATTGGTTGTGGGGGCCGGTCCGGCGGGGCTAGAGTGCGCTATGCAACTGGCCAAACGTGGGTATGAAGTCACTCTAGCCGAGGCATCAGACGAGCCCGGTGGACGCGTGCGAATGGAATCGCAACTATTGGGTTTGGGTGCTTGGAAACGCGTTGTCGATCATCGTCTTTATGATTTAAACCAGCGCGCAAATGTTCAGCTGTTCCTGCAAAGTCCTCTGACTATACCCGATGTTTTAGAATTGGAAATTGGCAACGTCTTTATCGCAACCGGGTCAGAATGGAGACGCGATGGCGTTGGCCGCAGCGCGCGGCAACCTATCCCAATATCTAACGAAATGAGGATACTGACGCCAGATGATATCATGGCTGGTAAAAAGCCTGACAAAGGACCGGTGCTCGTCTATGATGATGATCAAATATATATTGCAGGTGTTATTGCAGATCACCTCAGCGAAGCTGGTCATGATGTGGTGTTTGCAACTCCGGCCACAATGGTATCGCCCTGGACAGAGCATACATTGGAGCAGGCGAGGATACAAAAATCATTGATAGAGCGCGGTATTGCGTTGCGGCTCGGCCAAAAGCTTACCCAAGTGTGCGGAGACAGCGCTGAGTTAAGTTGCATATATACTGGTCAAACGCAGCGCCAAGCCTGCGATACAGTTGTTATGGTCACCGAGCGCCATCGGCAAAGCAGTCTTTACGACGCCTTACGAATTCATCAACTTGCACACCCTGATAGCTTACAAAATTTGTCTCTGATCGGAGATGCCGCAGCCCCCGGGTTAATCGCCGATGCTGTCTACAGCGGTCACCTAGCAGCTCGGAATTTTGAAAAAGACCCCAAGCTAATCGACCAAGACCTTTATCGCCGCGAAATTATTTTACTGCAAGGTCATCGCAAAAATTGGTGA
- a CDS encoding cytochrome b/b6 domain-containing protein — MDDIKEETSVTSYSSFAKLLHWGFVILFVYGVIKQVDSITQLEDNALLRFEVLFAGAFLLLLAVRFAYVKKTQKSSLPKETPRIQKLAAKLVHYGMYACLAGIAGSGLLIGFLYGQGFQSGLLIEMVIGVHEFSVSLIYWLIGVHILAAVYHRFLKDGVWNSMVPVFKEQNKES, encoded by the coding sequence ATGGACGACATCAAGGAAGAAACTTCAGTTACCAGCTACAGCTCTTTCGCAAAACTATTGCATTGGGGTTTTGTTATTTTATTCGTCTATGGGGTCATCAAACAAGTAGACTCCATCACTCAATTAGAAGACAACGCTTTGTTGAGATTTGAAGTCCTGTTCGCAGGAGCGTTTTTACTTTTACTGGCAGTACGGTTCGCCTATGTGAAAAAAACACAAAAGTCCTCCTTGCCCAAAGAAACACCCCGAATCCAAAAATTAGCCGCAAAATTGGTGCATTACGGCATGTATGCCTGCCTAGCAGGAATTGCAGGATCAGGTTTGCTGATCGGCTTCTTGTACGGGCAAGGTTTCCAAAGCGGACTTTTGATCGAAATGGTAATCGGGGTGCATGAGTTTTCAGTCTCTTTAATCTATTGGCTCATCGGGGTGCATATCCTTGCTGCCGTTTATCACCGTTTTTTGAAAGATGGTGTTTGGAACTCGATGGTTCCAGTTTTCAAAGAGCAAAACAAAGAAAGCTAG
- a CDS encoding pyridoxamine 5'-phosphate oxidase produces the protein MICGPVLWDKYWMNPPNLTELYNRAWSYLVAGVKGQSTARLVVLASVDPSGQPEARSVVLRSADPAQSRLEFHTDVDSQKVTSLHHMPRAQIHVWDPTDHVQLRLDVQVALRQDDYASEQWKKVPGPSQIAYGKTPSTGRVIPGPFAYETTSSQENFVVADCSVRTIDYLCLDGPHFRAVFKASDGWKGAWLSP, from the coding sequence ATGATATGTGGTCCTGTGTTGTGGGATAAATACTGGATGAACCCGCCGAATCTAACAGAGCTTTATAACCGCGCTTGGTCCTATCTTGTGGCTGGCGTTAAAGGACAAAGCACAGCGCGGTTGGTGGTGTTGGCCTCGGTCGACCCAAGCGGCCAGCCAGAAGCCCGCAGCGTGGTTTTGCGCAGCGCTGATCCGGCGCAAAGCCGGCTTGAATTTCACACTGATGTGGACTCGCAAAAAGTGACAAGTTTACACCACATGCCCAGGGCACAGATTCATGTCTGGGACCCAACGGACCATGTACAGCTGCGGTTGGATGTACAGGTAGCCTTGCGCCAAGATGATTATGCATCCGAGCAATGGAAAAAAGTTCCTGGTCCAAGCCAGATTGCTTATGGCAAAACGCCGTCAACTGGCCGGGTGATTCCGGGCCCTTTTGCTTATGAAACTACATCTTCGCAAGAAAATTTTGTTGTTGCAGACTGCTCGGTGCGCACAATTGACTACCTCTGTCTTGATGGGCCTCATTTTCGGGCTGTTTTTAAAGCATCAGACGGGTGGAAGGGCGCGTGGCTATCTCCTTAA
- a CDS encoding helix-turn-helix domain-containing protein, which translates to MEIKPAEFFQTLGHPQRIEVFRLLVRRYPDALAAGEIALALDVKPSTLSVYLGALLRAGLLAQERRGTSLLYQARIETMQGALAFLVDDCCKGRTELCAPNLEPQPHARQNVLFLCTANSARSLFAEAILHHLAGDSFAVFSAGTHPALEPNKNAMAVLLAKRYDTGPLQSKSTAKFLAKDAPKMDFVFTLCDQAANEDCSVWQGAPLSSHWGLPDPAGVRGSDAEVRAAYEVVFEKIYQRVQEFVALPFETLDRGSQQKAVDTIARL; encoded by the coding sequence ATGGAAATAAAACCTGCAGAGTTTTTTCAGACGCTTGGTCATCCTCAAAGGATTGAGGTTTTTCGCTTGCTGGTGCGGCGCTATCCCGATGCGCTCGCAGCGGGTGAGATTGCTTTGGCTTTGGATGTTAAACCAAGCACGCTTTCGGTTTATCTAGGGGCCCTGCTGCGGGCGGGGCTTTTGGCGCAAGAGCGCCGAGGCACGTCATTGCTGTATCAAGCGCGCATCGAAACCATGCAGGGCGCACTTGCTTTTCTAGTCGATGATTGTTGCAAAGGGCGCACAGAGCTGTGTGCACCTAACCTAGAGCCACAGCCTCATGCGCGGCAAAATGTTTTGTTTCTGTGCACGGCAAACTCGGCACGATCGCTTTTTGCAGAGGCTATTTTGCACCATCTTGCAGGCGACAGCTTTGCTGTATTTTCTGCAGGCACCCACCCAGCGTTAGAACCAAACAAAAACGCAATGGCGGTGCTTTTGGCCAAAAGGTATGACACAGGGCCCCTGCAGAGCAAATCAACGGCTAAGTTTCTTGCCAAGGATGCCCCGAAGATGGATTTTGTTTTCACACTTTGTGACCAAGCGGCCAATGAAGATTGCTCTGTGTGGCAGGGCGCGCCCCTATCAAGCCATTGGGGACTGCCTGATCCCGCAGGGGTGCGCGGCTCAGATGCAGAGGTAAGAGCGGCGTATGAAGTGGTGTTTGAGAAAATTTATCAACGTGTTCAAGAATTTGTAGCCCTGCCGTTTGAAACCCTTGACCGCGGCTCACAGCAAAAGGCTGTGGATACTATCGCGCGATTGTGA
- a CDS encoding ArsJ-associated glyceraldehyde-3-phosphate dehydrogenase, producing the protein MTTYAVNGLGRIGKLALQPLLEAGAEIAFLNDVVGDPQMHAHLIEFDSVHGRWSGEFSHDPNAITINGIRLPIHCCAALEDLPLEGVDVVIDCTGAFKTEAALAPYFAAGVKKVVVSAPVKDGPTANIVYGVNTQAYDPDVHQIITAASCTTNCLAPVVKVIHENLGISHGSITTIHDVTNTQTIVDRPAKDLRRARSALNSLIPTTTGSATAITLIYPELAGKLNGHAVRVPLLNASLTDCVFEVQRPTDVAEVNRLFKAAAEGELRGILGYEERPLVSTDYTNDPRSSIIDALSTMVVNGTQVKVYAWYDNEWGYAQRLIDVALMVGNRL; encoded by the coding sequence ATGACAACTTATGCAGTGAACGGTTTAGGCCGAATTGGAAAATTAGCGTTGCAGCCATTGCTCGAAGCCGGTGCGGAAATTGCCTTTTTAAACGATGTGGTCGGCGACCCGCAGATGCATGCCCATTTGATAGAATTTGACAGTGTGCATGGTCGCTGGTCCGGCGAATTTTCTCATGATCCAAACGCAATCACCATAAACGGGATACGGCTTCCGATACATTGCTGCGCGGCACTTGAAGACTTACCGCTGGAAGGTGTTGATGTGGTGATTGATTGCACCGGCGCTTTCAAAACCGAAGCCGCTTTGGCCCCTTATTTTGCGGCAGGGGTGAAAAAAGTGGTGGTTTCAGCGCCGGTAAAAGACGGGCCCACTGCAAACATTGTCTATGGCGTCAACACGCAAGCTTATGACCCAGACGTTCATCAAATTATCACTGCAGCCTCTTGCACCACCAATTGTTTGGCGCCGGTGGTCAAAGTCATTCATGAAAATTTAGGCATTTCGCATGGATCAATTACTACAATCCACGATGTAACCAACACCCAGACGATTGTGGACCGGCCCGCCAAAGACTTGCGCCGCGCGCGCTCGGCTTTGAACTCTTTGATCCCCACAACCACGGGATCGGCGACTGCCATTACATTAATCTATCCCGAACTGGCCGGAAAGCTCAACGGTCATGCGGTGCGTGTGCCGCTTTTGAATGCCTCTTTAACTGACTGTGTTTTTGAAGTGCAAAGGCCAACTGATGTTGCTGAGGTAAACAGGCTGTTTAAGGCTGCCGCCGAGGGGGAGTTAAGGGGCATATTGGGCTATGAAGAGCGGCCACTTGTTTCAACCGATTACACCAATGATCCAAGATCGAGCATTATTGATGCGCTCTCAACTATGGTGGTGAATGGAACGCAGGTGAAAGTATACGCTTGGTACGACAATGAATGGGGCTATGCGCAGCGTTTGATCGATGTAGCTTTGATGGTTGGCAACCGCCTATGA
- the arsJ gene encoding organoarsenical effux MFS transporter ArsJ, whose amino-acid sequence MIDRRQALNAYSAVTAAYWAFMLTDGALRMLVLLHFHTLGFSPVQLAYLFVLYEVAGIVTNLYAGWIAARFGLKATLFAGLGLQIVALIALTQLDPAWSVGVSVVFVMLVQGLSGVAKDLAKMSSKSAVKLLAPTAEGALFRWVAILTGSKNAVKGLGFLLGASFLGLFGFVPVVLSMALILAAILFSLLLWMPAGLSQGRKSAKFSEVFSKNPQINWLSFARVFLFGARDVWFVVGIPIYFYAVWSDGTKAGNQSAFFTIGIFMALWIILYGLVQANAPRLLRARQRGQGALIKDSATWVLGLAVVPAVLALVLYLTVSPTSVTTSVLVIGLLLFGAVFAVNSALHSYLILAFTERERVTMDVGFYYMSNAAGRLLGTVLSGLSYQLGGVWLCLAVASAMLLISALGAHKLRSV is encoded by the coding sequence ATGATAGATCGTCGGCAGGCCCTGAATGCCTATAGTGCGGTCACGGCCGCCTATTGGGCCTTTATGCTCACCGATGGGGCGCTGCGGATGCTGGTGTTGCTGCATTTTCACACCTTGGGGTTTTCCCCGGTGCAACTGGCCTATTTGTTTGTCCTTTATGAAGTCGCCGGGATTGTGACCAATTTATATGCCGGTTGGATTGCTGCCCGGTTTGGTCTTAAAGCAACGCTCTTTGCCGGCCTTGGCCTGCAGATTGTGGCGCTGATTGCATTGACGCAATTGGATCCGGCATGGTCAGTTGGGGTATCAGTCGTTTTTGTGATGCTGGTTCAGGGGCTGTCAGGTGTCGCCAAAGATCTGGCCAAGATGAGCTCAAAATCAGCTGTTAAGCTGCTTGCGCCCACCGCAGAAGGGGCGCTGTTTCGCTGGGTTGCGATCCTGACCGGTTCCAAAAATGCGGTAAAAGGTCTGGGATTTTTGCTCGGCGCAAGCTTTTTGGGGCTGTTTGGGTTTGTTCCAGTGGTTCTGAGCATGGCGCTGATATTGGCTGCGATCCTCTTCTCGCTGCTATTGTGGATGCCGGCGGGATTGTCACAGGGCCGTAAAAGCGCAAAGTTTTCCGAGGTATTTTCCAAAAACCCCCAAATCAATTGGCTGTCCTTTGCGCGGGTCTTTCTGTTCGGCGCACGCGATGTATGGTTTGTGGTCGGTATCCCGATCTATTTCTATGCTGTTTGGTCTGATGGCACCAAAGCCGGTAACCAAAGCGCTTTTTTCACAATCGGGATATTTATGGCGCTTTGGATCATTCTTTACGGATTGGTACAGGCCAATGCCCCAAGGCTTTTGCGCGCGAGGCAGCGCGGGCAGGGCGCCCTGATCAAAGACAGCGCGACGTGGGTTTTGGGGTTGGCCGTGGTGCCAGCAGTTCTTGCACTGGTGCTATATCTCACGGTGTCGCCCACATCCGTCACCACAAGCGTCCTCGTGATTGGCCTGCTGTTATTCGGCGCGGTGTTTGCCGTTAATTCAGCGCTGCATTCTTATCTAATTCTTGCGTTTACAGAACGTGAACGCGTGACAATGGATGTAGGCTTTTACTATATGTCCAATGCGGCCGGACGACTTTTGGGAACTGTTCTTTCGGGGCTGAGTTATCAATTGGGCGGCGTTTGGCTGTGCTTGGCTGTGGCCAGTGCCATGTTGCTTATAAGCGCGCTGGGCGCTCACAAGCTGCGCTCAGTTTGA